A DNA window from Selenomonas sp. oral taxon 126 contains the following coding sequences:
- a CDS encoding beta-ketoacyl-ACP synthase III yields MPKISAGILGTGYYVPERVLTNFDLEKMVQTNDAWIVERTGIHERRIAAEGEPVSVLAQHAAEMALADAGVDAADLDLIIMATLTSDRLIPSTSCVLQDRLGAKHAAAFDLSAACSGFVYAASIATQFIESGVYRHVLVIGGEVLSKVVDWQDRNTCILFGDGAGAAVFGAVEEGYGMRAFDLGSDGSGGDTLEIPSSGSLCPVTPETIEQRLNFVHMDGKAVFRFATKVMGRTVETSLARAGMQREELDYLVPHQANIRIIQAAAKRLAMPMDKVIINIHRYGNMSAASIPVALAEAAHAQQFKKGDNIALAGFGAGLTWASCIMKWAKEENG; encoded by the coding sequence GTGCCTAAGATCAGTGCAGGCATCCTCGGAACGGGCTACTACGTTCCGGAGCGGGTGCTGACGAATTTCGACCTTGAGAAGATGGTTCAGACGAACGATGCCTGGATTGTCGAGCGCACGGGCATTCACGAACGGCGGATCGCCGCAGAGGGGGAGCCGGTCTCCGTGCTCGCACAGCATGCGGCTGAGATGGCGCTCGCGGATGCGGGCGTGGATGCCGCTGATCTCGATCTCATCATTATGGCGACGCTCACCTCGGACAGACTCATCCCGTCGACGTCGTGCGTCCTGCAGGATCGGCTCGGAGCAAAGCATGCGGCGGCGTTCGACCTCTCGGCGGCGTGTTCGGGCTTTGTCTACGCTGCATCGATTGCGACGCAGTTCATCGAGAGCGGCGTCTATCGTCACGTGCTTGTGATCGGCGGCGAGGTGCTCTCCAAGGTGGTGGACTGGCAGGATCGCAATACCTGCATCCTCTTTGGCGACGGGGCGGGTGCGGCGGTGTTCGGGGCAGTCGAGGAGGGCTACGGCATGCGTGCCTTCGATCTTGGCAGCGACGGCTCGGGCGGCGACACTCTTGAGATTCCCTCGAGTGGGAGTCTCTGCCCCGTGACGCCCGAGACGATAGAGCAGCGGCTCAACTTCGTCCACATGGACGGCAAGGCGGTCTTCCGTTTTGCAACGAAGGTCATGGGGCGGACGGTGGAGACCTCCCTCGCGCGCGCGGGCATGCAGCGCGAGGAGCTCGACTACCTCGTTCCACATCAGGCGAATATCCGCATTATCCAGGCGGCAGCGAAGCGTCTTGCGATGCCGATGGACAAAGTTATTATAAATATTCATCGTTACGGCAATATGTCTGCCGCATCCATCCCTGTCGCCCTCGCGGAGGCGGCGCACGCGCAGCAGTTCAAAAAGGGAGACAACATTGCCCTTGCAGGTTTCGGCGCGGGACTTACATGGGCATCGTGTATTATGAAATGGGCGAAGGAGGAAAACGGTTAA
- the fabD gene encoding ACP S-malonyltransferase has translation MGKLAFLFPGQGAQVVGMGKDFFDTYDIAKKRFAEADEALGYSISKLCFEGPADQLQLTEHTQPAILTVAVIAAELLRAEGIEPEIAAGHSLGEYAALVAAGVLSFQDAVVLVHKRGAYMQEAVPVGEGAMAAVIGLDDETIIAACAEASAAGAVQAVNFNCPGQTVIAGTAKGVETAVQMLQEKGAKKAVILPVSAPFHSTLMEPAAKKLAAELDKVELHDAAFPVVSNYTGGLQQTAAEIKANLVAQADHPVRWIACVNTMRDFGADTYVECGPGKTLAGFNKRIDKALKSLNVENVESLQKTLDTLKK, from the coding sequence ATGGGAAAACTCGCATTTTTGTTCCCCGGACAGGGGGCGCAGGTCGTCGGCATGGGGAAGGATTTCTTCGACACCTATGATATTGCAAAGAAGCGCTTTGCCGAGGCGGATGAGGCGCTCGGCTACTCCATCAGCAAGCTCTGCTTTGAGGGGCCTGCCGATCAGCTGCAGCTGACCGAGCACACGCAGCCTGCCATCCTTACGGTGGCAGTCATTGCGGCGGAACTGTTGCGTGCGGAGGGCATCGAGCCTGAGATTGCGGCGGGGCACAGCCTCGGTGAGTATGCGGCGCTCGTTGCGGCGGGCGTACTCTCGTTTCAGGATGCTGTCGTTCTTGTGCACAAGCGCGGTGCCTATATGCAGGAAGCCGTTCCCGTGGGCGAGGGTGCGATGGCTGCGGTCATCGGACTCGACGATGAGACGATCATTGCGGCCTGCGCCGAGGCAAGCGCGGCGGGTGCCGTGCAGGCAGTCAACTTCAACTGCCCCGGACAGACTGTTATCGCGGGCACAGCGAAGGGCGTGGAGACGGCTGTGCAGATGCTGCAGGAAAAGGGCGCAAAGAAGGCGGTCATCCTGCCCGTCTCCGCACCGTTCCACTCGACGCTGATGGAGCCTGCCGCGAAGAAACTCGCAGCGGAGCTCGACAAGGTGGAGCTGCACGATGCGGCATTCCCCGTGGTCTCGAACTATACGGGCGGACTCCAGCAGACAGCGGCAGAGATCAAGGCGAACCTTGTCGCACAGGCAGATCATCCCGTACGCTGGATTGCGTGCGTCAACACGATGCGTGACTTCGGTGCGGATACCTATGTCGAATGCGGCCCCGGCAAGACGCTCGCGGGCTTCAATAAGCGCATCGACAAGGCTCTGAAGAGCCTGAACGTCGAGAATGTGGAATCGCTGCAAAAAACACTTGACACACTAAAGAAGTAA
- the fabK gene encoding enoyl-[acyl-carrier-protein] reductase FabK: protein MFDNNPICRMLGIKYPIFQGGMAWIGTAELASAVSNAGGLGLIGAGHMPPDALRNEIQKVKGWTDKPFGVNVMLMSPFVKEVMQVVLEERVPVITTGAGNPGEYVPALKEIGSKVIPVVASVALARRLVRTGVDAVIAEGTESGGHIGEITTMALLPQVVDAVDVPVIGAGGIGDSRGMAAAFALGAQAIQMGSRFVLSEECIAHPNYKQAVLKAKDRSTVVTGRSLGHPARVLQNKLSRKYEEMEAAGASNEELEQLGVGSLHRATHEGDVDNGSVMIGEISGMLSDVKPVKQIIEDIVNGLPGAFDAARKTCE from the coding sequence ATGTTTGATAACAATCCGATTTGTCGGATGCTTGGCATCAAGTATCCAATCTTCCAAGGTGGTATGGCATGGATCGGCACAGCCGAGCTCGCCTCTGCCGTCTCCAATGCCGGAGGGCTTGGACTCATCGGAGCCGGACATATGCCGCCCGATGCGCTCAGGAATGAGATTCAGAAGGTGAAGGGCTGGACGGACAAGCCCTTCGGCGTGAATGTCATGCTCATGAGTCCCTTTGTGAAGGAAGTCATGCAGGTCGTGCTCGAGGAGCGTGTTCCCGTCATCACAACGGGCGCGGGCAACCCCGGCGAGTATGTGCCGGCGCTCAAGGAGATCGGCTCGAAGGTCATCCCCGTGGTGGCATCGGTCGCGCTCGCGCGTCGTCTTGTGCGCACGGGCGTGGATGCCGTGATCGCCGAGGGGACGGAGTCCGGCGGACACATCGGCGAGATCACGACGATGGCGCTGCTCCCACAGGTGGTGGACGCCGTGGATGTACCCGTCATCGGTGCGGGCGGCATCGGCGATTCGCGCGGCATGGCTGCGGCGTTTGCGCTCGGCGCGCAGGCGATCCAGATGGGCTCGCGCTTCGTCCTCAGCGAGGAGTGCATTGCGCATCCGAACTACAAGCAGGCGGTTCTGAAGGCAAAGGATCGCTCGACGGTTGTCACGGGACGCTCGCTCGGACATCCCGCGCGTGTTCTGCAGAACAAGCTCTCGCGCAAGTATGAGGAGATGGAGGCGGCAGGCGCTTCGAACGAGGAGCTCGAGCAGCTCGGTGTCGGCAGTTTGCACCGTGCAACGCATGAGGGCGATGTCGACAACGGCTCCGTCATGATCGGTGAGATCTCGGGCATGCTTTCGGATGTGAAGCCCGTTAAGCAGATCATTGAGGATATTGTAAACGGTCTTCCAGGCGCATTTGACGCTGCGCGCAAGACCTGTGAGTGA
- the fapR gene encoding transcription factor FapR, whose protein sequence is MTEKKRRRQETLVMAVRKEPFLTDEALAKKLAVSVQTVRLDRTELGIPELRARVRTLAENAREKVRAIPHTEVIGDLLSLELGVRGTSALRVTDDLLFADSEIARGTALFSQANSLALAIIDAPVAMTGVANVKYKTPIRKGDTVIAHAEIVKVRGNKIFVWVKTYREDKEVFRAKFIVVSLDR, encoded by the coding sequence ATGACGGAGAAGAAGCGGCGGAGGCAGGAGACGCTTGTCATGGCAGTGCGGAAAGAACCGTTCCTGACGGATGAGGCTCTGGCGAAGAAACTTGCCGTGAGCGTGCAGACGGTGCGGCTCGACCGCACGGAGCTGGGCATTCCCGAGCTGCGCGCCCGCGTGCGTACACTCGCGGAGAATGCGCGCGAGAAGGTGCGCGCCATTCCGCATACCGAGGTGATCGGTGATCTCCTCTCGCTCGAACTGGGCGTGCGGGGCACGTCGGCGCTCCGCGTCACGGATGATCTCCTCTTTGCGGACTCGGAGATTGCGCGCGGTACGGCGCTTTTCTCGCAGGCAAACTCGCTCGCACTCGCCATCATCGATGCGCCCGTTGCGATGACGGGCGTCGCCAATGTGAAATACAAGACGCCGATCCGGAAGGGGGATACGGTCATCGCGCATGCGGAGATCGTAAAGGTGCGCGGCAACAAGATCTTTGTTTGGGTGAAGACATACCGCGAGGACAAAGAGGTCTTTCGCGCAAAGTTTATCGTGGTGTCCCTCGATCGGTGA
- a CDS encoding DUF4127 family protein, with product MKQILFIISIFLSLSLLLFHFVFHPTYGGEWRTLSAATTDAGNGRILLVPLDSRPPCREFVVNGGKIIGWEVITPPTEYMDYYSMAGDTHALKAWLAREAGGADAVIFSVDQLLSGGLLAAREAHISAKDIAALANDLRALHAAHPAVPLHAFYILPRAIPQDGLEGWRERRALLAYARLLGRAGEGLPVDAEEMERLRAQFPPDYLEKYLAHFEESTALAAMLIGLTEEGVLTRLVLGQDDGEEYSVGNLKKAELAALLVQKNIAPERAMIVHGADEIALSMLTRIAVDELCADGGAAPRVSLRYAGAGMDDAVFPFMAVSNDVTAREKIAMLGAVCAEEAEDSDLTLCISAGDSNADTLGTRAPAAAAIRDMMARGMPVALVDLSRHFHAEETLLPMLIEKNVPVNAFTAYAGWNTASNAIGTALSESLLYHCAMQRAGSDEEREAYTYANLAFLTGRIAEDEFYLKETIDRVNNTLRIAGYRNTADLDLTRNWRWANDLLTHDLDRRIRSYESSAAFRAPFQQGDMQLRLVRSNITAYYPWPRTFEVRLEAAPTVEISP from the coding sequence ATGAAGCAAATATTATTCATCATCTCAATTTTCCTCTCACTCTCCCTGCTCCTCTTTCACTTCGTATTCCATCCCACGTATGGGGGTGAGTGGCGCACGCTGTCCGCTGCGACAACGGATGCAGGTAATGGACGTATTCTGCTTGTGCCGCTCGACTCACGCCCGCCATGCAGGGAGTTCGTTGTAAACGGCGGCAAGATCATTGGGTGGGAAGTCATCACGCCGCCGACGGAGTATATGGACTACTATTCCATGGCGGGCGATACACATGCGCTAAAAGCGTGGCTTGCACGCGAAGCGGGCGGGGCGGATGCCGTGATCTTCTCGGTGGATCAGCTGCTCTCGGGAGGTCTGCTCGCGGCACGTGAGGCGCATATCTCGGCGAAGGATATTGCGGCGTTGGCAAACGATCTGCGCGCGCTGCACGCGGCGCATCCCGCCGTTCCCCTGCACGCGTTCTACATCCTGCCGCGCGCGATTCCGCAGGACGGGCTAGAGGGCTGGCGCGAGCGCCGCGCCCTGCTCGCCTATGCGCGCCTCCTCGGACGCGCGGGCGAGGGTCTACCCGTCGATGCGGAGGAGATGGAGCGTCTGCGCGCGCAGTTTCCGCCCGACTATCTGGAAAAATATCTCGCCCACTTCGAGGAGAGCACGGCTCTCGCCGCCATGCTCATCGGCCTTACGGAGGAGGGCGTGCTCACGCGCCTCGTCCTCGGGCAGGACGACGGCGAGGAGTATTCGGTCGGCAATCTGAAAAAGGCGGAGCTTGCCGCTCTGCTCGTACAAAAAAACATCGCCCCCGAACGGGCGATGATTGTGCACGGCGCGGATGAGATCGCGCTCTCCATGCTCACGCGGATTGCAGTCGATGAGCTGTGCGCGGACGGCGGCGCCGCGCCGCGCGTTTCCCTGCGCTATGCGGGTGCAGGCATGGACGACGCAGTCTTCCCCTTTATGGCGGTCTCGAACGACGTGACGGCGCGCGAGAAGATCGCCATGCTCGGTGCTGTGTGCGCGGAGGAGGCAGAGGACAGCGATCTGACGCTCTGCATCTCTGCTGGTGACAGCAACGCGGATACGCTCGGCACACGCGCGCCCGCCGCAGCTGCAATACGGGATATGATGGCGAGAGGAATGCCCGTTGCGCTCGTCGATCTCTCCCGTCATTTTCACGCGGAGGAAACGCTACTGCCCATGCTGATCGAAAAGAATGTACCCGTGAACGCGTTCACGGCATACGCGGGCTGGAATACGGCGAGCAATGCCATCGGCACTGCCCTCTCGGAGTCGCTGCTCTATCACTGCGCCATGCAGCGCGCAGGGAGTGACGAGGAGCGAGAGGCATACACGTACGCAAATCTTGCCTTCCTCACGGGGCGCATCGCCGAGGATGAATTCTATCTCAAGGAGACAATCGACCGCGTCAACAATACGCTCCGCATTGCGGGCTATCGGAATACTGCCGATCTCGATCTCACGCGCAACTGGCGCTGGGCGAATGATCTCCTCACGCACGATCTCGATCGCCGCATACGCAGCTATGAGAGCAGTGCCGCCTTCCGCGCACCGTTTCAGCAGGGCGATATGCAGCTGCGCCTTGTACGGAGCAATATCACGGCATACTACCCGTGGCCGCGCACCTTTGAGGTGCGGTTGGAGGCTGCGCCGACGGTCGAAATATCCCCGTAA
- the fabG gene encoding 3-oxoacyl-[acyl-carrier-protein] reductase: MLLEGKVALVTGGSRGIGRAIAIRLAQEGAKVAVNYAGNHTAAEEVKAIIEEQGGTALLVQADVSDSAAATEMVTRVHAELGGLDILVNNAGITRDTLLVRMKDEDFDAVISTNLKGIYACTKAAAKYMTKQRSGRIVNLSSVVGEIGNVGQTNYAAAKAGVIGFSKAAAKEFAARGITVNVVAPGFIDTDMTAVLKDSIREKIVDGIPLGALGKPEHVADAVLFLVSDAASYITGQTLNVDGGMVM, from the coding sequence ATGCTTCTTGAGGGTAAAGTTGCTCTTGTTACGGGCGGTTCACGCGGCATCGGTCGCGCAATCGCCATCCGACTTGCACAGGAGGGCGCGAAGGTCGCCGTCAACTATGCGGGCAATCATACTGCTGCCGAGGAGGTCAAGGCGATCATCGAGGAACAGGGCGGTACGGCACTGCTCGTTCAGGCGGATGTCTCCGACAGTGCTGCAGCGACCGAGATGGTCACACGCGTGCATGCGGAACTCGGCGGACTTGACATTCTCGTCAACAATGCGGGCATTACGCGCGACACGCTGCTCGTCCGCATGAAGGATGAGGACTTCGATGCGGTTATCAGCACGAACCTCAAGGGCATCTATGCGTGCACAAAAGCTGCTGCAAAGTACATGACGAAGCAGCGCAGCGGACGCATTGTGAACCTCTCCTCCGTGGTCGGCGAGATCGGCAACGTGGGACAGACGAACTACGCTGCGGCAAAGGCGGGCGTGATCGGTTTCTCGAAGGCGGCGGCGAAGGAATTCGCTGCGCGCGGAATCACGGTCAACGTCGTCGCGCCGGGCTTTATCGACACCGATATGACAGCTGTTCTCAAGGACAGCATACGCGAAAAGATTGTTGATGGCATTCCGCTTGGAGCACTCGGCAAACCGGAGCATGTTGCCGATGCTGTTCTCTTCCTTGTAAGTGATGCAGCATCGTACATTACCGGCCAGACGCTTAATGTAGATGGCGGCATGGTTATGTAG
- the plsX gene encoding phosphate acyltransferase PlsX, with protein MRIAVDAMGGDFAPKEIVRGAVDAAKKYDCEIVLIGDEEQIRAELHGEDPAALHISIVHASEVIGMDEHPAEAVRSKKDSSVVVATRLVKEGTCDAVFSAGSTGAAVAAAQLILHRIRGVGRPAIATPMPTPDGVTLMLDSGANVDSKPEHLVQSAVMGSLYAQYVFGIEHPRVGLLNIGEEETKGNEQAKETYALLKVEPNIHFTGNAEGRDVPKGNFDVVICDGFVGNVVLKFAEGLAKTILGLIQEEIRGAGLMAKLGALLLMPTLRRLGKRLDVREYGGAPLLGVNGYCVIGHGSSDAKSVASAIGVTVDYVNGKVLDQIRDALAKEGERDRA; from the coding sequence ATGCGTATAGCGGTCGACGCGATGGGCGGTGATTTCGCACCGAAGGAGATTGTGCGTGGTGCGGTGGACGCAGCGAAGAAATACGACTGCGAGATCGTACTGATCGGCGATGAGGAGCAGATTCGCGCGGAGCTGCACGGTGAAGATCCTGCGGCACTGCACATCTCCATCGTCCACGCCTCCGAGGTGATTGGCATGGACGAACATCCCGCAGAGGCGGTGCGGTCAAAGAAGGACTCCTCCGTCGTGGTTGCAACGCGCCTCGTGAAGGAGGGCACCTGCGATGCGGTCTTCTCCGCAGGCTCTACGGGCGCTGCCGTTGCGGCGGCACAGCTCATCCTGCACCGCATCCGCGGCGTCGGGCGCCCTGCCATTGCAACGCCGATGCCGACGCCCGACGGTGTGACGCTCATGCTCGACTCGGGCGCAAATGTGGACTCAAAGCCCGAGCACCTCGTCCAGAGCGCGGTCATGGGCTCGCTCTATGCGCAGTATGTCTTCGGCATCGAGCATCCGCGTGTCGGACTCCTCAACATCGGTGAGGAGGAGACGAAGGGGAATGAGCAGGCGAAGGAGACCTATGCATTGCTGAAGGTCGAGCCGAATATTCACTTCACAGGAAACGCCGAGGGGCGTGATGTGCCCAAGGGAAATTTTGATGTCGTTATTTGTGATGGATTTGTCGGCAATGTTGTGCTAAAATTTGCAGAGGGGCTTGCGAAAACAATTCTTGGACTCATCCAGGAGGAGATTCGCGGGGCGGGGCTGATGGCGAAGCTCGGTGCGCTGCTTCTCATGCCGACGCTCCGGCGTCTCGGCAAGCGGCTCGATGTGAGGGAGTACGGCGGTGCGCCGCTGCTCGGCGTAAACGGCTACTGCGTGATCGGCCACGGCTCTTCGGACGCGAAGTCCGTCGCGAGTGCGATCGGCGTGACCGTGGATTATGTGAATGGAAAAGTGCTGGATCAGATCCGTGATGCTCTGGCAAAGGAGGGGGAGAGGGATCGTGCCTAA
- the rpmF gene encoding 50S ribosomal protein L32, whose protein sequence is MAVPKRKTSKARRDRRRANWKLEAPHYVSCPQCHEPKLPHHVCMECGYYDGKPVAEAAE, encoded by the coding sequence GTGGCAGTACCAAAGAGAAAGACATCGAAAGCGCGCCGTGACCGTCGTCGTGCAAACTGGAAGCTCGAAGCGCCGCACTATGTTTCGTGCCCGCAGTGTCATGAGCCGAAGCTCCCGCACCACGTGTGCATGGAATGCGGCTATTATGACGGAAAGCCTGTGGCCGAGGCGGCTGAATGA
- a CDS encoding ATPase has product MAVIDTLKKLEDLVADASHLPFSDKALVNDDEIVHLVEELRMDLPKELNRAAEIMQEQENIISRAREEAKDIVDSAQGRANQMIEDSEIVIQAKERARAIMQQSQDQAREIMEQAQANAARLQSDADAYANQVFEQLIAHVGSTFKGVQQAEMGLNQAMNVLRTAKAQMNAPQDEVAEL; this is encoded by the coding sequence ATGGCAGTTATCGATACGCTGAAAAAGCTGGAAGATCTGGTTGCGGATGCGTCCCACCTCCCCTTCAGCGACAAGGCTCTTGTGAATGACGATGAGATTGTGCATCTCGTGGAGGAGCTGCGCATGGATCTCCCGAAGGAGCTGAACCGCGCGGCGGAGATCATGCAGGAGCAGGAGAACATCATCTCGCGTGCGCGCGAGGAGGCGAAGGATATCGTCGACTCTGCGCAGGGGCGTGCAAATCAGATGATCGAGGACAGCGAGATCGTCATTCAGGCGAAGGAGCGTGCGCGTGCGATTATGCAGCAGTCGCAGGATCAGGCGCGCGAGATCATGGAGCAGGCACAGGCGAATGCCGCGCGTCTGCAGAGCGATGCGGATGCCTATGCCAATCAGGTGTTCGAGCAGCTGATCGCCCACGTCGGCAGCACGTTCAAGGGCGTACAGCAGGCGGAGATGGGGCTGAATCAGGCGATGAATGTCCTGCGCACGGCAAAGGCGCAGATGAACGCGCCGCAGGATGAGGTGGCGGAACTCTGA
- a CDS encoding YceD family protein has product MNTGSSLRVAGTVRTSRHFVCDRCLAEGEREITLDFSEDYAKTPGEADEALYDGASIVLDDLVRDTLLVAEPLRELCKSDCKGLCPVCGQNLNEGQCDCDTFVADPRLAALESLLKND; this is encoded by the coding sequence ATGAACACAGGTTCGTCCCTGCGCGTTGCGGGCACCGTCCGCACATCCAGACACTTCGTCTGTGACCGCTGCCTCGCGGAGGGGGAGCGGGAGATTACGCTTGATTTTTCTGAGGACTATGCGAAGACTCCGGGAGAAGCGGATGAGGCACTCTACGATGGCGCGTCCATCGTGCTGGATGACCTCGTGCGTGACACCCTCCTTGTGGCTGAGCCGCTGCGTGAGCTGTGTAAGTCTGATTGCAAGGGGCTCTGTCCGGTCTGCGGGCAGAACCTGAACGAGGGTCAGTGCGACTGTGATACATTCGTAGCAGATCCCCGACTGGCGGCTTTAGAGAGCCTATTGAAAAACGATTAA
- a CDS encoding acyl carrier protein, translated as MATFEKVRDIVVEQLGSEADEVTLESTFIDDLGADSLDIVELIMAFEEEFNVEIPDEAAEKIKTVQDVVNYIDQNK; from the coding sequence ATGGCAACGTTTGAAAAGGTTCGCGACATCGTCGTGGAACAGCTCGGCTCGGAGGCTGATGAAGTCACTCTCGAGTCCACCTTCATTGACGATCTTGGCGCAGATTCGCTCGACATCGTTGAGCTCATCATGGCTTTCGAGGAGGAATTCAATGTAGAGATCCCCGACGAGGCTGCTGAGAAGATTAAGACGGTTCAGGATGTCGTCAACTACATCGATCAGAACAAGTAA
- the coaD gene encoding pantetheine-phosphate adenylyltransferase translates to MRRAVFAGSFDPVTTGHIDIVERAAAMFDELIVCIFHNVQKEGCFPLDDRIRFLREATAHVRNARVDVFSGLLTDYMKREHARVVVRGLRSVKDFEYEENHAAMVRHLMPESDTIFLLTRPDLTFVSSSGVRELIRFRGPVQGIVPPSVERAILKMYGKPPRG, encoded by the coding sequence ATGAGACGCGCGGTGTTTGCGGGCAGTTTTGATCCCGTGACGACGGGGCATATCGACATTGTGGAGCGCGCTGCCGCGATGTTTGACGAGCTCATTGTCTGTATTTTTCACAATGTCCAGAAGGAGGGCTGCTTCCCGCTGGATGACCGTATCCGGTTTTTGCGGGAGGCGACCGCCCATGTGCGGAATGCGCGCGTGGATGTGTTCTCCGGTCTCCTGACGGACTATATGAAGCGGGAACATGCGCGCGTTGTTGTACGCGGTCTGCGCTCGGTGAAGGATTTCGAGTATGAGGAGAATCACGCGGCGATGGTGCGCCACCTCATGCCCGAGAGCGATACGATTTTTCTGCTGACGCGCCCCGATCTGACGTTCGTCAGTTCCTCGGGTGTGCGTGAGCTGATCCGCTTCCGCGGGCCGGTGCAGGGGATTGTGCCGCCATCGGTGGAGCGGGCGATATTGAAGATGTATGGAAAGCCCCCACGGGGATAA
- a CDS encoding NAD(P)H-dependent flavin oxidoreductase: MRLPEVRIGNKVAAIPIIQGGMAIRITTARLAAAVANEGGIGLIAASGMKPQELRYEIRLARSLSPNGIIGINEMVAASDFADAVKIAIDEGIDLVVAGAGFSRDMFQLGKESGTPIVPIVSTAKLAKISEKLGAAAVVVEGKEAGGHLGTDQSVRNIISDVRAAVKIPIFAAGGILTGQDIVDLHKMGADGVQLGSRFAACVESNAAPSLKQYYLKSKKDDIVIIHSPVGLPGRAVRTPFSARIMEGPVRPKVCDRCLKQCDHHFCIIRALSRAQQGDLETGLVFTGEFMPRIDRILSVHEIFEELKEQLEAAN, translated from the coding sequence ATGAGACTACCCGAGGTGAGGATCGGCAATAAGGTTGCCGCCATCCCCATCATTCAGGGCGGTATGGCGATCCGCATAACAACGGCGCGGCTCGCGGCCGCTGTTGCAAACGAGGGCGGAATCGGGCTCATCGCGGCGTCCGGCATGAAGCCGCAGGAACTGCGCTATGAGATTCGGCTCGCGCGCTCACTATCTCCCAATGGGATCATCGGCATCAACGAGATGGTTGCGGCAAGCGACTTTGCAGATGCCGTTAAAATTGCGATTGACGAGGGCATTGATCTCGTGGTCGCAGGTGCGGGGTTCTCCCGCGATATGTTCCAGCTCGGCAAGGAGTCCGGCACACCGATTGTGCCGATTGTCTCCACGGCAAAGCTGGCGAAGATCTCCGAAAAACTTGGCGCGGCGGCTGTTGTCGTCGAGGGCAAGGAGGCAGGCGGTCATCTCGGCACGGATCAGTCCGTGCGAAATATCATCTCCGATGTCCGCGCGGCGGTGAAGATTCCAATCTTTGCAGCCGGCGGCATTCTGACGGGGCAGGATATTGTGGATCTTCACAAGATGGGCGCGGATGGCGTACAGCTCGGTTCGCGCTTTGCGGCATGTGTGGAGTCCAATGCTGCGCCGTCGCTGAAGCAGTACTATCTGAAATCCAAGAAGGATGATATCGTCATCATCCACAGTCCCGTTGGTCTACCGGGGCGTGCTGTGCGCACCCCGTTCTCTGCACGGATCATGGAGGGACCTGTACGACCGAAGGTGTGTGACCGCTGCCTAAAGCAGTGCGACCATCACTTCTGCATCATCCGCGCGCTCTCGCGTGCGCAGCAGGGGGATCTTGAGACTGGACTTGTCTTTACGGGCGAGTTCATGCCGCGCATCGATCGGATTCTGAGTGTTCATGAGATATTTGAGGAGCTGAAAGAGCAGCTTGAGGCAGCGAACTAG
- the rsmD gene encoding 16S rRNA (guanine(966)-N(2))-methyltransferase RsmD, translated as MRIITGSARGTRLKAPAGDGTRPTADRTREAIFSMLGARVYDARVLDLFAGTGALALEALSRGAAHAVLVDAATHAILAENARRTKLAAQSDIRRGDVYGQVAALARDGRTFDLVFADPPYAHGDNARVLAALDAGALLAADGLLVLEQGAGEEIIERSGSLSLVRERRYGAARICFYAQEVQE; from the coding sequence ATGCGGATCATTACGGGCAGTGCGCGCGGCACACGTCTGAAAGCCCCTGCGGGGGATGGGACGCGTCCGACGGCTGACCGCACGCGCGAGGCGATCTTCAGTATGCTGGGCGCACGTGTCTATGATGCGCGGGTGCTCGACCTCTTTGCGGGGACGGGGGCGCTTGCGCTTGAGGCTCTTTCGCGCGGCGCGGCGCACGCTGTGCTCGTGGATGCGGCGACGCACGCGATTCTCGCGGAGAATGCACGGCGGACGAAACTCGCGGCGCAGAGTGATATTCGGCGCGGCGATGTCTACGGACAGGTCGCGGCACTCGCGCGCGATGGGCGCACGTTCGACCTTGTCTTTGCCGATCCGCCGTATGCGCACGGGGATAATGCGCGCGTGCTCGCTGCGCTGGATGCGGGTGCGCTGCTTGCGGCAGATGGGCTTCTCGTGCTCGAGCAGGGCGCAGGGGAGGAGATCATCGAGCGGAGCGGTAGTCTCTCGCTTGTGCGTGAGCGGCGTTACGGTGCGGCACGCATCTGTTTTTATGCGCAGGAGGTGCAGGAATGA